The Sulfurospirillum arsenophilum NBRC 109478 nucleotide sequence GTTCGTGTCGACCCTCTCTTTCCTGTGACAGAAGCATCCCCGTTTTCAGGGGCTTATGTCACCTTTGAACCAGGAGCGCGTTCGTTTTGGCATGTTCATCCCTCAGGACAGCATCTCGTTGTAACTTCAGGTATGGGGTGGACGCAAGAGGTCGGAAAACCAAAAGTGGAAGTCAAAGAGGGCGATGTTATTTGGTGTCCTCCCGGTGTCAAACACTGGCATGGTGCAACTACAACATCTTCTATGACCCATATGGCACTTACAGGAACACTCAATGGCAAAAATGTTGAATGGCTAGAAGCCGTTTTGGATGAGCAATATAAACACTAACAAGAAAGAGTCATCATGCATTATGTCAAAAAAACATCATTTATGTTAGCAATCATTTTTAATCTTTTAACAGGAGTTACTATGGCAGCCGATTACAAACAAAATCCATTTACCCTCACCTATAATGGGGCTATCAAAGAAAATATCAAAGGCAAAGTTAACATTCATCCCTTAACCTATAAACTAAACGGCATTGAAATTGCCGCCAACGTCTACACACCAGCCAATTATGATCCTTCTAAAAAGTATCCTGCTGTTGTCGTTGCCCATCCAAATGGGGGTGTCAAAGAACAAGTAGCGGGTTTGTATGCCCAACGCCTCGCTGAACAAGGTTATATTACTATTGCTTCAGATGCTGCTTATCAAGGCGCTAGTGGAGGACAACCACGCAACGTGGATAAGCCAGCCAACAGAGTAGAAGACATCCACGGTATGGCTGATTTTATCACTCATTATGCTGGTGTTGATGCCAATCGTTTGGGACTTCTTGGTATCTGCGGTGGTGGTGGATACTCATTGGAAGCAGCAAAAACAGATAAACGTTTCCATGCCATTGCAACACTCAGTATGTTTAATTCAGGCATCGTTCGAAAAAACGGTTATCTTGACTCTCAAATCGACACAATCCAAGCCAGATTAAAACAAGCAAGTGACGCTAGAGCACAAGAAGTTGCTGGTGGAAAGGTACTCTATATTGCTGATACTATACCAACCGATGAGCAAGTTGCAAAAATGCCTTATGATTTGTATCGTGAAGGTTTTGAGTATTACTTCAAAACACATGCGCATCCAAACTCAACGTTTAAATATACAATGAGTAGTTTACTGGATCTTATGATTTTTGATGCGACAGCTAACATGGATCTCATCAACCAACCACTTTTAATGATCGCTGGAGATAAAGCAGATTCGCTCTATATGACTTTAGAAGCTTTTCAAAAAGCACACAATACACAAAGTAAAGAGCTCTTCTTAATCAAAAATGCTACGCATATTCAAACATACTTTATACCAGAATATGTCAACCAAGCTATGGGAAAATTGACCGAATTTTTTGAAAAAACACTCGCTAAGTAAAGGAATAATCATGCAATACGTAACATTAAAAAATGGTATTCAAATGCCACAACTCGGATTTGGTGTTTTTCAAATCCCCGATTTAAAACAGTGTGAAACCTCAGTGCATGAAGCACTAGAAGTGGGATACTGCTTGTTCGATACAGCCTCCGCATATCAAAATGAAGAAGCTATAGGAAACGCTCTTAAAACAAGTTCTATTGCACGAGAAGAGCTTTTTATTACAACGAAACTCTGGATCAGCGATGCAGGTTATGAGAAGACCAAAAAAGCATTTTTGACCTCTTTAAAAAAATTAGGATTAGATTATCTTGATTTGTATCTGATTCATCAACCTTTCAATGATGTGTACGGTTCGTGGAGAGCGATGGAAGAGCTTTATAAAGAAGGTCTTATCAAAGCTATCGGTGTTTGCAACTTTGCGCCCGATAGACTCGTCGACCTTGCTCTGTATAATGAAATAGCACCTATGCTCAATCAAATCGAAACGCATCCCTTTCACCAACAACAAGAAGCGCAAACCGTGATGCAAGCGTATGGCATTCAAATGCAATCGTGGGGACCTTTTGCTGAGGGGAAAAACAACATCTTCCACAATGAGCTTCTAGCATCCATTGCAAAAAATCATGGCAAGTCCATTGCCCAAGTTGTTTTACGTTGGTTAATGCAACGCAATATCGTTGCCATACCTAAATCCGTACGTCCAGAGCGAATGGCTGAAAATTTTGCTATATTTGATTTTGAATTATCTGAGCAAGAGATGCAAGACATTGTTGCACTTGACCAAAAAAAGAGTAGCTTTTTTGACCATCGTGACCCAGCAATGGTTAAGTGGCTAAGTGGCTATAAATCGTGAATAAAATGATGGGACGATAATCATGAAACACAAAACTGTTGCTATTGCAGGTGCTACGGGACTCGTTGGTAGTCATTTACTCAATGGCTTATTAGCCGATCCAGCGATTGAAAAAGTTTATGCGTTGGGCAGAACGCCCTTACCTATTTCGCATGAAAAGCTAACGTTCATTCACGTTAATTTTGATGCGTTACCCACTTTGCCACCCCTTGATGAAGTCTATTTGGCACTGGGAACGACCATTAAGGTTGCGGGGAGTAAAGATGCATTTTCAAAGGTGGATTTTACGTATAATCTAGCCGTAGCAAAAACAGCGTTAGCAGCAGGAGCGAAGAAAATTGGTGTTGTCAGCTCCATCGGAGCAGATGCTCATTCCAACAGTTTTTATCCTCAAGTAAAAGGGCAACTCGAAGATGCCTTGAAAGCGTTAACGCCCGAAGGTTTGGTCATTGTCAGACCATCCATTTTGCTAGGAGATCGAAAATCCTTAGGTCAGCCTACACGCAGGGGTGAAGAAATTTTCATGGCTCTTGCCAAGCTACTCAACCCATTTCTACCCAAAACCTTTAGGGCGATAGAAGCAACAAAAGTAGCCAATGCTTTACGTGCAGAAGTGCCAAAAACTACGGGTAACGTGATGATTGATTCGGCTCACTTACAGCAATACGCATTATAGGAAAGGCAATAAATAATGAAACAAGCACTATGGGCTATTTTAGCTATCGTATTCATTGGTTTCATACCATTTCTGGAGGCAAAAGAGATGTTAGAAAACGCATTAACCCCTAAACAACAAAGCATCATTACCATTTCAGCATTTACGGCTAATGGCGACCTTGAAAAACTCAAATCTGCCCTTATTCAGGGATTAGATGCTGGTCTTAGTGTCAATGAGATCAAAGAAATTTTAGTGCATCTGTATGCGTATACGGGATTTCCACGAAGCCTTAATGGTATCAATACCTTTATGACAGTGATAAATGAACGTCAAGCAAAAGGCATAAAAGACACCATGGGGAAAGAGGCAACTGCGTTACCCTCTAATTTTAACAAAGACGAATACGGTGCGCGTGTGAGAGCTGAACTGCTGGGTCAAAAAGAGATTCCCTCCCCGAGTAGTTACCAACTCTTCGCACCTACCATCGATACGTTTTTAAAAGAACACCTTTTTGCGGACATCTTTGCACGGGATATTTTGGATTATCAGACACGAGAACTGGTTACCATTTCAGCCCTTGCTTCGATGATGGGCACAGCACCACAACTTCAAGCACATCTTGGTATTGCCCTAAATATGGGGCTTGCGAAAGAGCAGTTGGAAGCGTTTACGGCGGTACTTAAAAAAGAAGTCGGAGACCAAGAAGCGCAAAGTGCTCATGATGTTCTAACCATCGTGCTTAAAAATAGAAAGTTATAAGGAAAATACCCTATGTCAAAAAACGTTTTAATTCTCTCAGCAAGCCCACGCAAAGGGGGCAATTCGGATCTTTTATGCGATGAATTTTTAAAAGGCTCACTTGATGCTGGAAATAAGGCTGAGAAGATTTTTCTGAAAAATAAAAATATTGGTTACTGCACCGGCTGTGGTGTCTGTTTTGGAGGCAAGCCCTGCTCTCAAAAAGATGATATGGGTGAAGTGTTAGAGAAGATGATTGATGCAGATGTCATCGTCATGGCGACACCCGTTTATTTTTATGCGATGAACGGGCAGATGAAAACACTCATTGACCGTACCTGTGCGAGGTACCAAGAGATTAACAACAAAGAGTTTTATTTTATCGTGGCCGCAGCCGATGGCAGTAAAGCTTTGATGCAGCGAACCATTGAGGAGTTTCGTGGCTTTACCTACTGTTTGAGCAACCCTAAAGAAAAAGGGATTGTTTATGGAACAGGTGCTTGGCAAATAGGTGACATCAAGGGCAAACCCTCTATGAATGAAGCCTATACATTTGGTAAAAATGCTTAATGACAAACGTATTTAAAATTTACCTCCTCGCCTTTATGAGCTTTTTAGTCGGTACATCACAGTTTATTATTGTGGGTGTTTTAGATCAAATAGCAGATTCACTGGGCATTTCCGTCTCGTCTGCTGGACAGCTTGTAAGTGTTTATGCTCTCGCTAGTGCTATAGGAACGCCTCTGGTCATTATGGCGACTTCTAAAATGGATCAACGAGCGCAACTGTTACTCTCATTGGTTGTGTTTATCATCGGTGTTTTTGCAATGCCTCTGTTTCATAGCTATCTTTTGATCGTGCTTTCTCGCATCATTGTAGGTGTGGGAGCAGGTGTTTTTGTGGTAACAGCTTATGCGATGAGCGCCAACTTGGCTGAGAGAGGAAAACAAGGAACGGCTATGTCAAACATTGCAATGGGTTTTAGTCTCTCCCTTGTTTTGGGCGTTCCCTTAGGGCGCGTCATTACGGCTATGGCGAATTGGCAGGCTATTTTTTGGCTCATAGGCATTTTAAGTCTCTTCTCGTTTTTCGTTGTGGCTAAAGTCCTTCCCAAAACGGTGGGTGAACCTCCTATTGCGATAAGTGAACAACTCTCCTTTTTAAAACAGCCTAAAATCATGAGCGCTCTTGGCATTACGTTTCTCTTTTTTATCAGTTTTTCCATTATCAATACCTACATCACACCCTTCTTATTTTCCATTCGCCCTCTGAGTGAGCATGAAATAAGTACGATTTTATTTGCCCTTGGCATTGCGAGTTTTGTTGGCTCAAAGTTAGCAGGCTTTTTAGCCGATCGCATCGGCATCACCCGAACGCTTTTGGGCAGTATGTCTGTGCATCTTGTAGCGCTCATCCTTCTTTTCTTTGTGGCACACTCCATTCTCTTAACATCACTTTTACTTTTTATTTGGGTGGCGGCATCATGGACATTTGGACCAACGCAAAGTTTCAACTTAGCCTCTATTGCGCCCAAAGCTTCTGGCATACTCCTTAGCCTTAACAGCTCATTTGTCCAACTTGGTTTTGCCGTGGGTGCAGGTTTGGGAGGCATTACCATTAGCCATTTACCGCTAATCGCCCTCAGTGGCGTTGGTAGTCTTTGTACCTTATGTGCCATAGGCATGTTGCTTTTAAGCGTTAAAAAATACGCTCATTCATCACAAATGCTATAATTTAAAAAATAAAGGAATAAAAACATGGATGCACTTTTTGAAGCATACAGAGCTGAAATTATCAAGAGAATTGAAGCAAAACGCGTGGAAGATGGCATTATAAAAACAGAGATTCCAACACTGAGTTTTTACTACTCAAGATCAACCACTGAATTTGCAACAGTCGTTTATGAACCTTCCCTTTGCCTTGTCTTACAAGGATCAAAAGCATTAATATTGGGCGATGAAAACTATAGTTATGACCCTTCACGTTACCTTTTAGCTTCGGTTCATATGCCTACACGTGTACGCATCATGGAGGCTTCAGAAGAGAAGCCTTATATCTCTTTAAAACTGACGTTTACAATGGAAGATATTTTTGAGGTAATAAAAGAAGCACATACTCAATCACGCACTACAAATCTAACGCCAGAATTAGGTCTTTGCTTTGGAGATATGAGTACACAAGTGATAGACCCAATCGCGCGCTTAGTACGTCTGCTGGATACTCCCAATAACATCAAATTCATGGCACCGATGATTATTAAAGAGGTTTTATACCATGTCATCAATGACAAAGGGGGAGATTTTCTTCGTAAGTATGTTATGGATGGAAGCATTGTTCAGCAAATTGTTAAGGTTATTGCCAAAATCAAGCAAGATTTTACAGAAACTATCAATATGAAAGAGCTTGCAAAGTCTTATGGTATGAGCGAATCTTCACTTTATCACAACTTTAAAAAAGTAACCATGTTAAGCCCTTTGCAATTTCAAAAAACCCTACGTCTCGAAGAAGCCAGACGCATGCTTTTAACACAAAATATCGAAGCCACTGAAGTTGCCTTTGCGGTCGGATATGAAAGTCCATCACAGTTTAGCAGAGAATATGCTCGTATGTTTGGTCTACCTCCTAAAATGTACGCGAAAACCGTTCAAGAAGATGCGGAAGATATCTCTTAGGTTTGCTACTGTAATTACTGCTTATTGTTTTTTACATGTAAAGCTTTACATGTAAAAAACTTTGCAGAATCTGACAAGCATCATACATAATCGTTCTACCACCCAAAGAGACAATGCCACTATAATTTCTACGTTTTTACATCATCGTAGGAGTTATAAAATGGTTTTATCCAATACCAATAAACGTCGAAATTTTTTAATCACCAGCGCTGCATTAGCTGCTGGTTCATTGTTACCACACGAATTATTTGCAGAAGAATCAACCACCACTAAGAAAATCTTAATTGCCTATTTCTCACACTCAGGAAATACACGTTACTTTGCAAAAGAGATTCAAGCACAAATAGGCGGTGATCTCTTGGAAATCAAAACCGTTAATCCTTATCCTGTGGATTATGACAGTGTTGTCGATGTGGCTAAAAAAGAGCAAAAGGCAAAATTTAGACCTAAACTTGCAACCCTTCCAACCAATCTCAATGCGTATGACATTATCTTTATAGGTTATCCAAACTGGTGGGGAACGATTCCCATGGCATTGTTTACTTTTTTTGAAGAGAACCATTTTGAGGGAAAAACACTCATCCCTTTTTCAACGCATGAGGGAAGTCACTTTGGAGATAGCATCAGCGATTTAAAAGCTCTCAACCCAAAATCAACCTTTTTCAAAGGGCTAGAGATGCGAGGAAGAAGTGTGCAATCTTCATCGAGTAAAAAAGATATCACCGCGTGGCTTACAAAACTCAATATTGCTAAAATCTAAGCTGATGCGTTCTAACTCTCTGTCTCGATTTATACTCAATACATTTTTAATCAGCCTTATCCCGTCATCAATTTTAAATAAGCTAACGGGAAATCCGTTGCATGAGGTAGTTGGTGTAATTATTCTCTTATTGATTGCAACACATACGTTTTTTAACCTTCGCTGGTTTACTGTTTTTTGGAAACAAAAGAATACATTTCATCGTCTTTTTAATACAACTATTCTTCTGCTAATGGTAGTTGCTTTTTTAGTGTTAATTACTAGCAGTCTTATGATTTCAAAGTCTCTCTTCACATTTTTAGACTTTAAAAGTACATTGATGCTACGTCAACTTCATACCACATCTGCCTATTGGTTCTTTATTTTGGGATTTATCCATTTAGGTATTCATTGGCATCGTTTTAGTGCATTGCTTCAAAAAAAATTTCGTATTCACGCACTTTTATCGCACCCACTTGCAACCTTCATCGCTTTGTTGATAGTACTTTATGCAGGATTTATCTTTATTCAAAGAGACATTGCTTCAAAACTTTTTATGACCTTTGCTTTTGAATTTTGGGATACAGAACAGTCTATCTGGAGTGTTGCGCTTGATTATATGAGTATGTCTATAGCACTCATTTTTTTGACACGCTCTTTTTTAAAATTCCAAAAACTGTTAAGATAAATTTTTGCAGAATCAGGCAATTTATATGGATTATTTATCTACCACTTGGTCATGGCTTCGTTCTATAATACTGAATATATTTTAACAAGGAAAGACTATGGACAATTTTACATTTTGTAATCCAACTCAAATTGAGTTTGGAAAAGAGAAAGAGAAAGAGGTCGGTAAACATTTACATGTAATTGGTGCTAAAAAAGTTTTGTTAACCTACGGCAGTGAGCGTATTAAAAAAGATGGTCTGTTCGATACTGTTATCAACAGCTTAAAAGAAAATAATATTGCGTACGTTGAACTTGGTGGCATTGTAAGTAATCCTCTACTTTCAAAAGTTTATGAAGGCATTGAAGTCGCAAAAAAGAATAGTGTTGATGCCATTCTCTCCATCGGTGGTGGTTCTGTGCTTGATAGCTCTAAAGCGATTGCAGCGGGGGCTTTGTATACTGGTGATGTTTGGGACTTCTTTTTAGGTAAAGCTGCTGTTGAAAAGGCATTGCCTATTGTTGATATTATTACCTTAGCTGCAACAGGAAGTGAGATGAATTGTGGTGGCGTTGTTACCAATGATACCACGAAACAAAAGTATGCGATTCAATCACCTTTCTTGTTTCCAAAAGTCTCTATCATCAATCCTGAACTTCAAAGTTCCGTGAGTAGAGATTATCTCGTTTATTCGGCTTCTGATATCATCGCGCATTGTATTGAAGGTTATTTTACAGCAACTGTTCAACCTACACTCATTAACAAACAAATAGAAGCGATCATCACAACCGTTATGTATACCACTGAAAAACTGATTGCTAATCCAAAAGATTATGATGCAAGAGCTGAATTTGCTTGGGCTGCTACGTGTGCGCTCAATGGATTAACTTATGTTGGGACTTCAGGTTTTGGTTACCCAAATCATATGATAGAACATGCACTTTCTGCCATCTGCAACGTTCCTCATGGTGCGGGACTTTCTGTCGTGATGCCAGCATGGATGCGTTGGTATAAAGAGAAAAATGAAGCTCAATTTACTCGTTTTGCGAAAACAATTTTTGGTCTTGATGATGCCAACAAAGGCATTGATGCCCTTGAAGCATGGTTTAACAAAGTTGGAACACCGACCAAATTGTCACAGATGAACATTTCTCGCGCTACATTAGATGCTGTGATTGATAATGCAACTGAAAATGCTACTTATTTTGGTATGCCAGAGTTATACACGAAAGAGGCTATTACCAAGATTCTGACAAGCGCTTTATAACCGACATAACTAAAGGTGGTTTTTTTATATCAAAACCACCTTTATATTCACAACAAAGAAACATTATGCACACATCAAATTTTGATTTAAAAACAAAGCGTTTTCGCAATCTCTATCCAATTCAAATGCCTAAAATGACATTGGCACAAAGTCTTCGTGCGGTTTATGAAATTCTTTATAAATCTTCTTATAAAAACCCTAAACGAAAGATGCCACAAATAAAACCTGATCTTGATATGTTTGGTCAAAAAAGTGATACGCTCAAATTTATTTGGTTTGGACACTCCACGGTTTTGCTCAAAATAGATGGACTCAAAGTTCTTATTGATCCTATGTTTTCAACCTATGCTTCTCCTATTATAGGGACTTTTAAACGATTTCAACCTCCCGTAGTCGAGCTTAAAGAACTACCACCTATTGATGTAATTGTCATCTCACATGACCATTACGATCACCTAGATAAGAAAAGTATTCAATTTTTCAAACACCATAAGACACGCTTTTTAGTTCCCCTTGGTATAAAACGTTATTTAATCAATTGGGGAATAGCAGAGTCTAAAATTATAGAGCTTGATTGGCATGAATCCCATGATATAGGTTCTGTAACCTTTACCGCGACACCCGCTCATCACTTTTCAGGCAGAAGCCTCTTTGGACACAATAAAACGCTTTGGGCTTCATGGGTTATCAAAGGAAAAAATGAGAAATTATTTTTTAGTGGAGATTCGGCATACAGCCCACATTTTAAAGAGATTGGCTCTATGTATGGGCCATTTGATGTCGCTTTTATGGAAAATGGACAGTACGATAAGCGTTGGATTTACGCGCATATGATGCCCGAACAAACCATCCAAGCTATTAAAGACATCAAAGCTAAATTCTTTGTTCCCATTCACTGGAGTATGTTCAGACTCTCTGCACACCACTGGTTAGATCCTTTTATGCAGTCACTCAAAATTACTGAAGAGCAAAAAGTAGCTATGATCAATCCTTTTTTAGGAGAGATCATGTGTGTTGCCAAATAAAATTTAAAAAGAATCTTCCCTTTTTGGAAGACTTATACCCAAAAATGTTTTAATGATTCTAAATGCATTTGAATATAGGGGTTATCACTTGATTTAATGTATTTAAGCAGTGGTAGCCCTAGAAGTTCGCCTACGTATTCAAAATCTTCTACTTGTTTAATACTCTCTAAAAACACCTTCGTTGCGTCTCGTTTTGCTACAAAATTTTCAAGCCTCTTCGTGTAAAAATCACTCTGTACGATACCATCTTTACATAATGATTTTCCACTTTCATAACTAACAGCAGGGCACGCAGTATCCACAAGAATATGCTCACAATAAGGACTAATAGGATAGAGCCTGCATGCTGGTGTTCTTTGTTCATATATACTGCACTTCTTATCAATGTAATATTTACAATGCCCCTTTCCATCGTTCAGTAAAACATAAACGACCAAATCTTCACCATTAACGCTAAATAAAATAGGAAAATTTTTATAGACATCTTCAAAATCTTCTAATATAAGCGGAGATGCCGCAAAACCTTTGGCACCATTGCAACAATTACCCTCGCACGCTGAACAGCCATTAAAGTATAAATTATGGCTTTTAATATTGACAAAACTTCCAATGCTTTCCATAGGAATCCTCTTTGAATAAAATATGATTTTTTGAATGTTAAAATGAAGGAATAAATGAGAAAAAATCAACCAAAAGGAATAAAAACAGATCTAATAAAATGGCTATTTTTAGGAGGTTTTGATTGATTTTTCTCGTATATAACGAGATAAATTATAGAAAGAAGAGCGAGGTTTTCAATAGAACAATTCTCCCTAAATATTGCCCATTTCTACGAAGTTTTAGTTAACAAATAGCTTTCTTGAAAGAAAAGAGTATCGTATAGATACTCTTCAATATATTTCGTTAGGACATAGGTTCCTATAAGCTTTACATTTTATTTTTTATAGGAGCTTCGACATTGGAAAATGCTTGCACCATATCGGGTAAGCGTTTCCCTCGAATTTCAATTTTAGCGATGGAATCGTTCAGTTCAGCTAATTCACTTGCTGAAAAATGAACATTAACAGCACCAATATTTTGTAGCATATGCCCTTTATGTGTTGTTCCAGGAATTGGCACAATCCATGGCTTTTGCGCCATTAACCATGCGAGTGCGACTTGTGCAGGAGTAGCAGACTTTTGTAATGCCCATTTTTTTAATAACGCGACAAGTGCAAGATTGTGTGTCAAATTCTCAGGAGCAAATCTAGATTCAGTACTTCTAAAGTCTCCAGCGGCAAATCGTGTATTTTCATCGATCCACCCCGTAAGAAATTGAACACCTAGAGGACTCCATGGAACAAAACCAATGCCAAGTTCTTCGCAAGTTCGGATTACTTCATTTTCTGGTCCGCGCCAAAGCATAGAGTATTCACTTTGTACAGCTGTAACGGGCAGCTCCGCATGAGCACGTCTCAGTGTTTGAAGTCCCATCTCTGAAAGTCCCCAATGAAGAACTTTTCCTTCAGTCATCAAATCCTTAACAGCTCCTGCAACATCTTCTATAGGAATTGCAGGATCAACTCTATGTTGATAGAGTAAATCAATACGATCTGTCCTAAGGCGTTTTAACATACCTTCAACAACCTGTTTTATATGTTTTGGATGGCTATTGAGCCCGGGTAAACGCTTACCCGTTTCTTGGTCTATGTTCCAGCCAAACTTCGTTGCGATACTTATTTTATCTCTAAAAGGGGCTACGCCTTCACCAAGAATTCGTTCGACTTCAAACGGTCCATAGGCTTCTGCCGCATCAAAGAAAGTAACACCATTGTCAAAAGCTGTTTGAATAACATCAATCATTTCTGGTTTATATGGCACAGAAGTATCATATTTACGGCTCATGTTCTGAACCCCCAAGCCAAGACTGGAAACTTCAAGTGAGCCTAATTTTCGTCGTCCTAACAATGAACTTTGTGGTGATATAGCACTATTGGCTACTTTCATTGTTTTTTCTTGCGCTAAGGCTGGAATGCCAGAAAGTAGTGTCGCAGTAGCAACACTAGATCCGGTAACTAAAAACTGACGTCTACTCATAGTGTTATCATTATGCATGTTTTTCCTTTTTAAAATTTATTTTCTTGTGTTATTTGATTTTCAAAATTTTTACAAACTCTTTTCAAACACCTCTCTGTCCCAACCACCACCAAGTGATTTGTAAAGTGAAACACCTGAAATACATTTTGCATCAATTTTATGTATTTTTATTACTCCAAGCTATTTCTAGCCCATCC carries:
- a CDS encoding (R)-mandelonitrile lyase gives rise to the protein MKSITILGLVTSLVLTCAVAEESQSITKAGTQASIKGSSEYFTGNVRVDPLFPVTEASPFSGAYVTFEPGARSFWHVHPSGQHLVVTSGMGWTQEVGKPKVEVKEGDVIWCPPGVKHWHGATTTSSMTHMALTGTLNGKNVEWLEAVLDEQYKH
- a CDS encoding alpha/beta hydrolase, whose amino-acid sequence is MHYVKKTSFMLAIIFNLLTGVTMAADYKQNPFTLTYNGAIKENIKGKVNIHPLTYKLNGIEIAANVYTPANYDPSKKYPAVVVAHPNGGVKEQVAGLYAQRLAEQGYITIASDAAYQGASGGQPRNVDKPANRVEDIHGMADFITHYAGVDANRLGLLGICGGGGYSLEAAKTDKRFHAIATLSMFNSGIVRKNGYLDSQIDTIQARLKQASDARAQEVAGGKVLYIADTIPTDEQVAKMPYDLYREGFEYYFKTHAHPNSTFKYTMSSLLDLMIFDATANMDLINQPLLMIAGDKADSLYMTLEAFQKAHNTQSKELFLIKNATHIQTYFIPEYVNQAMGKLTEFFEKTLAK
- a CDS encoding aldo/keto reductase, whose product is MQYVTLKNGIQMPQLGFGVFQIPDLKQCETSVHEALEVGYCLFDTASAYQNEEAIGNALKTSSIAREELFITTKLWISDAGYEKTKKAFLTSLKKLGLDYLDLYLIHQPFNDVYGSWRAMEELYKEGLIKAIGVCNFAPDRLVDLALYNEIAPMLNQIETHPFHQQQEAQTVMQAYGIQMQSWGPFAEGKNNIFHNELLASIAKNHGKSIAQVVLRWLMQRNIVAIPKSVRPERMAENFAIFDFELSEQEMQDIVALDQKKSSFFDHRDPAMVKWLSGYKS
- a CDS encoding NAD(P)H-binding protein: MKHKTVAIAGATGLVGSHLLNGLLADPAIEKVYALGRTPLPISHEKLTFIHVNFDALPTLPPLDEVYLALGTTIKVAGSKDAFSKVDFTYNLAVAKTALAAGAKKIGVVSSIGADAHSNSFYPQVKGQLEDALKALTPEGLVIVRPSILLGDRKSLGQPTRRGEEIFMALAKLLNPFLPKTFRAIEATKVANALRAEVPKTTGNVMIDSAHLQQYAL
- a CDS encoding carboxymuconolactone decarboxylase family protein is translated as MKQALWAILAIVFIGFIPFLEAKEMLENALTPKQQSIITISAFTANGDLEKLKSALIQGLDAGLSVNEIKEILVHLYAYTGFPRSLNGINTFMTVINERQAKGIKDTMGKEATALPSNFNKDEYGARVRAELLGQKEIPSPSSYQLFAPTIDTFLKEHLFADIFARDILDYQTRELVTISALASMMGTAPQLQAHLGIALNMGLAKEQLEAFTAVLKKEVGDQEAQSAHDVLTIVLKNRKL
- a CDS encoding flavodoxin family protein, whose amino-acid sequence is MSKNVLILSASPRKGGNSDLLCDEFLKGSLDAGNKAEKIFLKNKNIGYCTGCGVCFGGKPCSQKDDMGEVLEKMIDADVIVMATPVYFYAMNGQMKTLIDRTCARYQEINNKEFYFIVAAADGSKALMQRTIEEFRGFTYCLSNPKEKGIVYGTGAWQIGDIKGKPSMNEAYTFGKNA
- a CDS encoding MFS transporter, translating into MTNVFKIYLLAFMSFLVGTSQFIIVGVLDQIADSLGISVSSAGQLVSVYALASAIGTPLVIMATSKMDQRAQLLLSLVVFIIGVFAMPLFHSYLLIVLSRIIVGVGAGVFVVTAYAMSANLAERGKQGTAMSNIAMGFSLSLVLGVPLGRVITAMANWQAIFWLIGILSLFSFFVVAKVLPKTVGEPPIAISEQLSFLKQPKIMSALGITFLFFISFSIINTYITPFLFSIRPLSEHEISTILFALGIASFVGSKLAGFLADRIGITRTLLGSMSVHLVALILLFFVAHSILLTSLLLFIWVAASWTFGPTQSFNLASIAPKASGILLSLNSSFVQLGFAVGAGLGGITISHLPLIALSGVGSLCTLCAIGMLLLSVKKYAHSSQML
- a CDS encoding AraC family transcriptional regulator, which produces MDALFEAYRAEIIKRIEAKRVEDGIIKTEIPTLSFYYSRSTTEFATVVYEPSLCLVLQGSKALILGDENYSYDPSRYLLASVHMPTRVRIMEASEEKPYISLKLTFTMEDIFEVIKEAHTQSRTTNLTPELGLCFGDMSTQVIDPIARLVRLLDTPNNIKFMAPMIIKEVLYHVINDKGGDFLRKYVMDGSIVQQIVKVIAKIKQDFTETINMKELAKSYGMSESSLYHNFKKVTMLSPLQFQKTLRLEEARRMLLTQNIEATEVAFAVGYESPSQFSREYARMFGLPPKMYAKTVQEDAEDIS
- a CDS encoding flavodoxin, with product MVLSNTNKRRNFLITSAALAAGSLLPHELFAEESTTTKKILIAYFSHSGNTRYFAKEIQAQIGGDLLEIKTVNPYPVDYDSVVDVAKKEQKAKFRPKLATLPTNLNAYDIIFIGYPNWWGTIPMALFTFFEENHFEGKTLIPFSTHEGSHFGDSISDLKALNPKSTFFKGLEMRGRSVQSSSSKKDITAWLTKLNIAKI
- a CDS encoding DUF4405 domain-containing protein, yielding MVVAFLVLITSSLMISKSLFTFLDFKSTLMLRQLHTTSAYWFFILGFIHLGIHWHRFSALLQKKFRIHALLSHPLATFIALLIVLYAGFIFIQRDIASKLFMTFAFEFWDTEQSIWSVALDYMSMSIALIFLTRSFLKFQKLLR
- a CDS encoding iron-containing alcohol dehydrogenase, yielding MDNFTFCNPTQIEFGKEKEKEVGKHLHVIGAKKVLLTYGSERIKKDGLFDTVINSLKENNIAYVELGGIVSNPLLSKVYEGIEVAKKNSVDAILSIGGGSVLDSSKAIAAGALYTGDVWDFFLGKAAVEKALPIVDIITLAATGSEMNCGGVVTNDTTKQKYAIQSPFLFPKVSIINPELQSSVSRDYLVYSASDIIAHCIEGYFTATVQPTLINKQIEAIITTVMYTTEKLIANPKDYDARAEFAWAATCALNGLTYVGTSGFGYPNHMIEHALSAICNVPHGAGLSVVMPAWMRWYKEKNEAQFTRFAKTIFGLDDANKGIDALEAWFNKVGTPTKLSQMNISRATLDAVIDNATENATYFGMPELYTKEAITKILTSAL